From one Nocardioides scoriae genomic stretch:
- a CDS encoding pyridoxal phosphate-dependent aminotransferase, translating into MRPIVQSRKLQHVRYDVRGPILVEAQRLEAEGHKILKLNIGNPAPFGFEAPEAIVADMVHNLPEAQGYSDSRGIYSARTAVSQYYQSRGLRETGVDDVFIGNGVSELISLVLQAFLDDGNEVLVPAPDYPLWTGAVALCGGVPVHYRCDEDNGWDPDLADIEAKITPQTQALVIINPNNPTGAVYSEETVKGLVDIARRHELVVFSDEIYEKILFDDAVHHHTAAYAGDDVLCLTFSGLSKAYRVCGYRAGWVMISGPKHVAESFLEGLTLLANMRMCANVPAQHAIQTALGGYQSINEYIHPGGRFYEQSKTASRLLNEIEGVSCVEPRGALYCFPRLDPEVYPIEDDEQFVIDLLRAKKILVTHGTGFNWFAPDHFRLVTLPDLDTLTEAIGRIAEFLATQRR; encoded by the coding sequence ATGCGCCCGATCGTCCAGAGCCGCAAGCTGCAGCACGTCCGGTACGACGTCCGGGGTCCGATCCTCGTCGAGGCCCAGCGCCTCGAGGCCGAGGGCCACAAGATCCTCAAGCTCAACATCGGCAACCCGGCGCCGTTCGGCTTCGAGGCGCCCGAGGCGATCGTGGCCGACATGGTGCACAACCTGCCGGAGGCCCAGGGCTACTCCGACTCCCGCGGCATCTACTCCGCTCGGACGGCCGTCTCGCAGTACTACCAGTCGCGTGGCCTGCGCGAGACCGGCGTCGACGACGTCTTCATCGGCAACGGCGTCTCCGAGCTGATCTCGCTGGTCCTCCAGGCGTTCCTCGACGACGGCAACGAGGTGCTGGTGCCGGCGCCGGACTACCCGCTGTGGACGGGTGCGGTCGCGCTGTGCGGGGGAGTGCCGGTGCACTACCGCTGCGACGAGGACAACGGCTGGGACCCCGACCTGGCCGACATCGAGGCCAAGATCACGCCGCAGACCCAGGCGCTGGTCATCATCAACCCCAACAACCCGACCGGCGCGGTCTACAGCGAGGAGACCGTCAAGGGCCTGGTCGACATCGCGCGGCGCCACGAGCTGGTCGTGTTCAGCGACGAGATCTACGAGAAGATCCTGTTCGACGACGCGGTCCACCACCACACCGCGGCGTACGCTGGCGACGACGTGCTGTGCCTGACGTTCTCCGGTCTCTCCAAGGCCTACCGGGTCTGCGGCTACCGCGCGGGCTGGGTGATGATCTCCGGGCCCAAGCACGTGGCCGAGAGCTTCCTCGAGGGCCTGACGCTGCTGGCCAACATGCGGATGTGCGCCAACGTGCCGGCCCAGCACGCCATCCAGACCGCCCTGGGCGGCTACCAGTCGATCAACGAGTACATCCACCCCGGCGGCCGCTTCTACGAGCAGTCCAAGACCGCCTCGCGGCTGCTCAACGAGATCGAGGGCGTCAGCTGCGTGGAGCCCCGAGGGGCGCTCTACTGCTTCCCGCGGCTCGACCCGGAGGTCTACCCGATCGAGGACGACGAGCAGTTCGTCATCGACCTGCTGCGCGCCAAGAAGATCCTGGTCACCCACGGCACGGGATTCAACTGGTTCGCCCCCGACCACTTCCGGCTGGTGACGCTGCCCGACCTGGACACCCTCACCGAGGCGATCGGTCGCATCGCGGAGTTCCTGGCCACGCAGCGGCGCTGA
- a CDS encoding SRPBCC family protein: MPQVVAQAWVPLAPARAFALSQTTGELRLRWDPFIRSQRLLDAERPGVGVRTLTHARVGPRMVSRYVSYRPPTSVGMTMERGPWFFASFGGGWRFTDEERDGVAGTRAVWKYSYAVRPAWLRPVAEPIGQWLLGREIRARIAAFARACADPAVLAEVPDAG, encoded by the coding sequence ATGCCGCAGGTGGTGGCGCAGGCGTGGGTGCCGCTGGCCCCGGCCCGCGCGTTCGCGCTGAGCCAGACCACCGGCGAGCTCCGGCTGCGGTGGGACCCCTTCATCCGGTCACAGCGGCTGCTGGACGCGGAGCGGCCAGGGGTCGGCGTACGCACCCTGACCCACGCGCGGGTGGGCCCGCGGATGGTGAGCCGCTACGTGTCGTACCGCCCGCCCACCTCGGTGGGGATGACGATGGAGCGCGGGCCGTGGTTCTTCGCCTCCTTCGGCGGCGGCTGGCGCTTCACCGACGAGGAGCGCGACGGCGTGGCCGGGACCCGCGCGGTCTGGAAGTACAGCTACGCCGTCCGACCCGCCTGGCTGCGCCCGGTCGCCGAGCCCATCGGCCAGTGGCTGCTGGGCCGCGAGATCCGGGCGCGGATCGCCGCCTTCGCGCGCGCCTGCGCCGATCCCGCGGTCCTGGCCGAGGTGCCGGACGCCGGCTAG
- the trxA gene encoding thioredoxin: MSNLQAVTDDNFETEVLKSDKPVLVDFWAEWCGPCRQVGPILDELNSEHGEKLTFVKLNVDENPVTASNARVSGIPTLNVYQGGEVVKQIVGARPKSVLLKELADYIG, from the coding sequence ATGTCGAACCTGCAGGCCGTCACCGACGACAACTTCGAGACCGAGGTGCTGAAGTCCGACAAGCCGGTCCTGGTCGACTTCTGGGCCGAGTGGTGCGGTCCGTGCCGCCAGGTCGGGCCGATCCTCGACGAGCTCAACTCCGAGCACGGCGAGAAGCTGACCTTCGTCAAGCTCAACGTCGACGAGAACCCCGTCACCGCCTCCAACGCGCGGGTCAGCGGCATCCCGACCCTCAACGTCTACCAGGGCGGCGAGGTCGTGAAGCAGATCGTCGGCGCCCGCCCCAAGTCGGTGCTGCTCAAGGAGCTCGCCGACTACATCGGCTGA
- a CDS encoding GNAT family N-acetyltransferase, giving the protein MGRKTERLTLDHLPQLPGGCQECVFWELDPVRRARARGHEAEEKAAWVSEVLREWGSCGRVVTVDGVVVGHALWAPPAHVPGADGFATAPVSGDAVVLTELHVDEAHRGGGLGRLLVQGMAKDLVRRSASGTGVRAVEAFGRTAPWRDDDVAGRCCLVPTDFLLAVGFSTHRAHPLHPRMRMDLRTTISLRQELERGLERLLGPVKQQLPVRPVPREGDPR; this is encoded by the coding sequence ATGGGCCGCAAGACCGAGCGCCTCACCCTCGACCACCTGCCGCAGCTGCCGGGCGGGTGCCAGGAGTGCGTGTTCTGGGAGCTCGACCCCGTGCGCCGCGCCCGGGCCCGCGGCCACGAGGCGGAGGAGAAGGCCGCCTGGGTCTCCGAGGTGCTCCGCGAGTGGGGCTCGTGCGGACGGGTGGTCACCGTCGACGGCGTCGTGGTCGGCCACGCGCTGTGGGCCCCGCCGGCCCACGTGCCCGGGGCCGACGGGTTCGCCACGGCGCCGGTGAGCGGCGACGCGGTCGTGCTGACCGAGCTCCACGTGGACGAGGCCCACCGCGGGGGCGGGCTGGGCCGGCTGCTGGTCCAGGGGATGGCCAAGGACCTGGTGCGGCGCAGTGCCAGCGGGACCGGCGTGCGCGCGGTGGAGGCGTTCGGGCGCACCGCGCCGTGGCGGGACGACGACGTCGCGGGCCGCTGCTGCCTGGTGCCGACCGACTTCCTGCTCGCCGTCGGCTTCTCCACCCACCGCGCCCACCCGCTGCACCCACGGATGCGGATGGACCTGCGCACCACCATCAGCCTGCGCCAGGAGCTCGAGCGCGGCCTCGAGCGGCTGCTCGGGCCCGTCAAGCAGCAGCTGCCCGTGCGGCCGGTGCCGCGCGAGGGCGACCCTCGCTAG
- the trxB gene encoding thioredoxin-disulfide reductase yields MRTTDDWTPAVSATPDTRTEIRDVIIVGSGPAGYTAAVYAARADLAPLVFEGSVTAGGALMNTTEVENFPGFRDGIQGPALMDEMRAQAERFGAELVADDVVELDLTGETKVVTTADGSFRARAVILATGSGYRKLGLPDEDRLSGHGVSWCATCDGFFFREQHIAVVGGGDSAIEEATFLSRFGSKVTLIHRRDELRASKIMQERAQADPKIEFAWNSEVAAIHGDDKLTGVTLRDTRTGEERELDATGLFVAIGHDPRSELLHGQVRLDDEGYVLTESGSTRTNVSGVFACGDLVDHTYRQAITAAGSGCAAALDTERFLADLDFAKITPAGAATVGAGA; encoded by the coding sequence ATCCGCACCACCGACGATTGGACACCAGCAGTGAGCGCCACCCCCGACACCCGCACCGAGATCCGCGACGTGATCATCGTGGGGTCCGGCCCTGCGGGCTACACCGCCGCGGTGTACGCCGCCCGCGCCGACCTCGCGCCCCTGGTCTTCGAGGGGTCGGTGACCGCCGGTGGCGCGCTGATGAACACCACCGAGGTCGAGAACTTCCCCGGCTTCCGCGACGGCATCCAGGGCCCCGCCCTCATGGACGAGATGCGCGCCCAGGCCGAGCGCTTCGGTGCGGAGCTGGTGGCCGACGACGTCGTCGAGCTCGACCTGACCGGCGAGACCAAGGTCGTCACCACCGCCGACGGCAGCTTCCGCGCCCGCGCGGTGATCCTGGCGACCGGCTCGGGCTACCGCAAGCTCGGCCTGCCCGACGAGGACCGCCTCTCCGGCCACGGCGTCAGCTGGTGCGCGACCTGCGATGGCTTCTTCTTCCGCGAGCAGCACATCGCCGTGGTCGGCGGTGGCGACTCCGCGATCGAGGAGGCCACCTTCCTGTCGCGCTTCGGCTCCAAGGTCACCCTGATCCACCGCCGCGACGAGCTGCGCGCCTCCAAGATCATGCAGGAGCGCGCCCAGGCCGACCCCAAGATCGAGTTCGCCTGGAACTCCGAGGTCGCCGCCATCCACGGCGACGACAAGCTCACCGGCGTCACGCTGCGCGACACCCGCACCGGCGAGGAGCGCGAGCTCGACGCCACCGGCCTGTTCGTGGCCATCGGCCACGACCCCCGCTCGGAGCTGCTCCACGGCCAGGTCCGCCTCGACGACGAGGGCTACGTGCTCACCGAGTCGGGCTCGACCCGCACCAACGTCTCCGGCGTCTTCGCGTGCGGCGACCTGGTCGACCACACCTACCGCCAGGCCATCACGGCGGCTGGCAGCGGTTGCGCCGCGGCCCTCGACACCGAGCGATTCCTGGCCGACCTCGACTTCGCCAAGATCACCCCGGCTGGTGCGGCCACCGTCGGCGCCGGCGCCTGA
- a CDS encoding transglutaminase-like domain-containing protein yields the protein MSSPARTRAVRSSVEMDIREEAELVWSVAVADGAGRSDEQLSLTVDGSPVAVREVAVADGGRLHVCTAPVGRLRLDYRATVTSSAAPAEVDPVDDIVYRRPSRYAESDELGPTAWAEFRDLEGKELLDAVSSWVGTQLYYVSGSSRPTDGATQTFLARQGVCRDFAHLVIAMLRARNVPARLVSVYAPGLDPMDFHAVVEAAIDGRWYAVDATTLAPRGTLVRIATGRDASDTAFLTVQSGRADLVSMSVDATASPDLPGDDLTSLVALG from the coding sequence ATGAGCAGCCCCGCGCGGACCCGCGCCGTCCGATCCTCCGTCGAGATGGACATCCGCGAGGAGGCCGAGCTCGTCTGGTCCGTCGCGGTCGCCGACGGGGCCGGCCGCAGCGACGAGCAGCTCTCGCTCACCGTCGACGGCAGCCCCGTCGCGGTGCGCGAGGTGGCGGTCGCCGACGGCGGCCGGCTGCACGTCTGCACCGCCCCGGTCGGTCGGCTGCGGCTCGACTACCGCGCCACCGTCACCAGCAGCGCCGCGCCCGCGGAGGTCGACCCCGTCGACGACATCGTCTACCGCCGTCCCAGCCGCTACGCCGAGTCCGACGAGCTCGGCCCCACCGCGTGGGCGGAGTTCCGCGACCTCGAGGGCAAGGAGCTGCTCGACGCCGTCAGCTCGTGGGTCGGCACCCAGCTCTACTACGTCAGCGGGTCCAGCCGCCCCACCGACGGCGCCACCCAGACCTTCCTGGCCCGCCAGGGCGTGTGCCGCGACTTCGCGCACCTCGTGATCGCGATGCTGCGGGCCCGCAACGTGCCCGCGCGCCTGGTCAGCGTCTACGCCCCCGGCCTGGATCCCATGGACTTCCACGCCGTGGTCGAGGCCGCGATCGACGGCCGGTGGTACGCCGTCGACGCCACCACGCTCGCCCCCCGCGGCACCCTGGTCCGCATCGCCACCGGTCGCGACGCCTCCGACACGGCGTTCCTCACGGTCCAGTCCGGTCGCGCCGACCTGGTCTCGATGTCGGTCGACGCCACCGCCTCGCCCGACCTGCCGGGCGACGACCTCACCAGCCTGGTCGCGCTGGGCTGA
- a CDS encoding N-acetylmuramoyl-L-alanine amidase, whose product MDATFRPGDTGPAVAQIIALLQRIGLLDGPQDGVAGPSSYDARVELAVRAFQQQRGLSVDGVVGPLTYRRLDEARWRMGDRILTHLPGSLMAGDDVYALQERLLDLGFTVGRLDGYFGPDTEGGVRDFQRNVGIPPDGTCGPATLKALARLRPLVRGGAPNAMRAEEWIRESGPHLGGKTVVIDVGRGDSLRPEHLSASDEVLHDVAARIEGRLVAIGVQAFLATPRWAEQPAEETERAAFANRAGADLFLSLALDASENAGACGVSAYFFGDASPATWSSSGERLAGLVQREIVARTPLVDLRCHPKTWDLLRRTRMPAVRLDAGYLTNPDDAAALHDPAFRDTLAAAVVVAVQRFYLSPDVDARTGVIDVRELRESFLRS is encoded by the coding sequence GTGGATGCGACCTTCCGGCCCGGTGACACCGGCCCTGCCGTCGCCCAGATCATCGCTCTGCTCCAGCGGATCGGTCTCCTGGACGGCCCCCAGGACGGAGTCGCCGGGCCGTCGTCGTACGACGCGCGCGTCGAGCTCGCCGTGCGTGCCTTCCAGCAGCAGCGCGGCCTGAGCGTCGACGGCGTGGTGGGCCCGCTGACCTACCGCCGCCTCGACGAGGCCCGCTGGCGGATGGGCGACCGGATCCTGACCCACCTGCCGGGCAGCCTGATGGCGGGCGACGACGTCTACGCCCTCCAGGAGCGGCTGCTCGACCTCGGGTTCACCGTGGGCCGGCTCGACGGCTACTTCGGGCCCGACACCGAGGGCGGCGTGCGCGACTTCCAGCGCAACGTCGGCATCCCGCCCGACGGCACCTGCGGCCCGGCCACGCTCAAGGCGCTGGCGCGGCTGCGTCCGCTGGTGCGCGGTGGCGCGCCCAACGCGATGCGCGCCGAGGAGTGGATCCGCGAGTCCGGCCCCCACCTGGGCGGCAAGACCGTGGTCATCGACGTCGGTCGCGGCGACAGCCTGCGCCCCGAGCACCTCTCGGCCAGCGACGAGGTGCTGCACGACGTCGCCGCCCGCATCGAGGGCCGCTTGGTCGCCATCGGCGTCCAGGCGTTCCTGGCCACCCCGCGGTGGGCCGAGCAGCCCGCGGAGGAGACCGAGCGGGCGGCCTTCGCCAACCGCGCCGGCGCCGACCTGTTCCTCTCGCTGGCCCTCGACGCCTCCGAGAACGCCGGGGCGTGCGGCGTCTCGGCGTACTTCTTCGGCGACGCCAGTCCCGCCACCTGGTCGTCCTCCGGCGAGCGCCTCGCCGGGCTGGTGCAGCGCGAGATCGTGGCGCGCACGCCCCTGGTCGACCTGCGCTGCCACCCCAAGACCTGGGACCTGCTGCGCCGCACCCGGATGCCGGCGGTGCGCCTCGACGCGGGCTACCTCACCAACCCCGACGACGCGGCCGCGCTGCACGACCCGGCCTTCCGCGACACCCTGGCCGCCGCGGTGGTGGTGGCGGTGCAGCGGTTCTACCTCTCCCCCGACGTCGACGCCCGCACCGGCGTCATCGACGTCCGCGAGCTGCGCGAGAGCTTCCTGAGGTCCTGA
- a CDS encoding lysophospholipid acyltransferase family protein — translation MRDLTYPPIILTAKTLFRVLGLSFQMDGTHHVPRQGGALLAFNHVSYIDFVLGGLAAQDSGRLVRFMAKKEVFDHPVGGPVMRSMHHIAVDRGDGAGSLAEALRYLEEGEVVGIFPEATISRSFEVKELKTGAARIAAEAGVPLVPVALWGTQRLMTKDHARDFSRGKTIGIRVGEPMHPTGADPAAETLELHSRLATLVGEAVEAYPAAEQPPGSWWLPASRGGSAPTPDEAARLDDEEKAARAARRAARED, via the coding sequence ATGCGCGACCTCACCTACCCGCCGATCATCCTCACCGCCAAGACCCTCTTCCGGGTGCTGGGCCTGTCGTTCCAGATGGACGGCACCCACCACGTCCCCCGCCAGGGCGGCGCGCTGCTGGCCTTCAACCACGTGAGCTACATCGACTTCGTGCTCGGCGGGCTCGCGGCGCAGGACTCCGGCCGGCTGGTGCGCTTCATGGCGAAGAAGGAGGTCTTCGACCACCCCGTCGGCGGCCCGGTGATGCGCTCGATGCACCACATCGCGGTCGACCGCGGCGACGGCGCCGGCTCCCTGGCCGAGGCGCTGCGCTACCTCGAGGAGGGCGAGGTCGTCGGCATCTTCCCCGAGGCCACGATCTCGCGGTCGTTCGAGGTCAAGGAGCTCAAGACCGGCGCAGCCCGGATCGCCGCCGAGGCCGGTGTCCCCCTCGTCCCGGTTGCGCTCTGGGGCACCCAGCGGCTGATGACCAAGGACCACGCGCGCGACTTCTCCCGCGGCAAGACCATCGGCATCCGCGTCGGCGAGCCGATGCACCCCACCGGCGCCGACCCGGCGGCCGAGACCCTCGAGCTCCACTCCCGCCTGGCCACCCTGGTCGGCGAGGCGGTCGAGGCCTACCCGGCCGCGGAGCAGCCCCCGGGCTCGTGGTGGCTCCCGGCCTCCCGCGGCGGCTCCGCCCCGACCCCCGACGAAGCGGCCCGGCTCGACGACGAGGAGAAGGCCGCCCGCGCGGCGCGACGGGCGGCCCGGGAGGACTGA